One Manihot esculenta cultivar AM560-2 chromosome 18, M.esculenta_v8, whole genome shotgun sequence genomic window carries:
- the LOC110606663 gene encoding vacuolar protein sorting-associated protein 35B isoform X1 produces the protein MILAGIEDEEKWLAEGIAAIQHNAFYLHRALDANNLREALKYSAQMLSELRTSKLSPHRYYELYMRAFDELRGLEIFFKDESRHGVSVVDLYELVQHAGNILPRLYLLCTVGSVYIKSKEAPAKDVLKDLVEMCRGVQHPIRGLFLRSYLAQVSRDKLPDIGSEYKGDADTAMDAVEFVLQNFTEMNKLWVRMHYQGPGRVREKQEKERSELRDLVGKNLHVLGQIEGVDLEMYRDTVLPRVLEQVVNCKDELAQYYLLDCIIQVFPDEYHLQTLDTLLGACPQLQPTVDVKTVLSQLMERLSNYASSSEDVLPEFLQVEAFAKLSSAIGKVTEAHVEMPIVGAVTLYLSLLTFTLRVHPDRLDYVDQVLGACVKKLSGKPKLEDSRATKQIVALLSAPLEKYNDVVTALTLSNYPRVMDRLDNETNKLMAMVIIQSIMKNYTCISSADKVEVLFELIKGLIKDLDGTTGDELDEEDFKEEQNSVARLIHMLYNGEPEEMLKIICTVKKHIMTGGPKRLPYTVPPLIFSALRLVRKLLCQDGDAVGEELPATPKKIFQLLNQTIEALSSVPSPELALRLYLQCAEAANDCDLEPVAYEFFTQAFVLYEEEIADSKAQVTAIHLIIGTLQRMNVFGVENRDTLTHKATGYSAKLLKKPDQCRAVYACSHLFWVDDQDGIKDGERVLLCLKRALRIANAAQQMATVTRGSSGPVILFVEILNKYLYFFEKANPQITSSAIQSLIELINTELQSDSTTPDPAASAFFASTLRYIQFQKQKGGVMGEKYNPIKV, from the exons ATGATCTTAGCCGGAATTGAGGACGAAGAGAAATGGCTTGCCGAAGGAATTGCCGCCATTCAACACAACGCCTTCTACTTGCATCGCGCTTTG GACGCTAATAATCTGAGAGAAGCTCTCAAATACTCTGCTCAGATGCTGTCGGAGCTTCGAACTTCGAAACTCTCCCCTCACAGATACTATGAACTCT ATATGAGAGCTTTCGATGAATTGAGAGGGCTGGAGATATTCTTTAAGGACGAGAGCAGGCATGGTGTTTCGGTCGTTGATTTATATGAGCTAGTGCAGCATGCCGGAAATATATTACCTAGATT GTATCTGCTATGTACGGTAGGATCAGTGTATATCAAATCGAAGGAAGCTCCTGCTAAGGATGTGCTTAAGGATCTTGTGGAAATGTGTCGCGGTGTTCAGCATCCAATTCGTGGACTCTTCCTCAGAAGTTACCTTGCTCAAGTTAGTAGAGATAAATTGCCTGATATTGGTTCTGAGTATAAAGG AGATGCTGACACAGCCATGGATGCTGTAGAATTTGTGCTACAAAATTTTACTGAGATGAATAAACTTTGGGTTCGGATGCATTATCAG GGACCTGGTCGGGTAAGAGAGAAGcaggaaaaggaaagaagcgAGCTCCGTGATCTT gTAGGGAAGAATCTCCATGTTCTTGGTCAGATTGAAGGTGTGGACCTTGAAATGTACAGAGACACTGTTCTTCCTAGAGTTTTAGAGCAG GTTGTCAACTGTAAAGATGAGCTTGCACAGTATTATTTGTTGGATTGCATAATTCAGGTCTTTCCAGATGAGTACCACTTGCAGACTCTTGACACATTATTGGGTGCTTGCCCTCAGCTTCAG CCAACAGTTGATGTCAAGACAGTCCTATCACAATTGATGGAGAGATTATCAAATTATGCTTCTTCAAGTGAAGAT GTTTTACCTGAGTTCCTGCAAGTGGAAGCTTTTGCTAAATTGAGCAGCGCCATTGGAAag GTGACAGAAGCACATGTTGAAATGCCAATTGTTGGAGCTGTTACTCTGTATCTATCCCTTCTTACATTTACACTCCGTGTACATCCTGATCGACTGGATTATGTGGATCAAGTGCTG GGGGCATGTGTGAAGAAGCTTTCTGGCAAGCCAAAGCTTGAAGACAGCAGAGCAACAAAACAAATTGTTGCACTTCTTAGTGCTCCATTAGAGAAGTACAATGATGTTGTCACTGCCTTGACACTTTCAAATTATCCTCGTGTTATGGACCGTCTTGATAATGAGACTAACAAACTAATGGCCATGGTTATTATTCAAAgcattatgaaaaattatacttGCATTTCTAGTGCCGATAAG GTTGAGGTGCTGTTTGAATTGATTAAAGGCCTTATTAAGGATTTGGATGGAACTACTGGAGATGAG CTTGATGAGGAGGATTTCAAGGAAGAACAAAATTCTGTTGCTCGCCTTATACATATGCTTTATAATGGAGAGCCGGAGGAAATGTTGAAG ATTATCTGTACTGTGAAGAAGCATATAATGACTGGAGGACCAAAACGCTTACCTTATACAGTTCCTCCTCTCATATTTTCTGCACTTAGG CTGGTCAGGAAGTTGCTGTGTCAGGATGGAGATGCAGTGGGAGAAGAACTGCCTGCAACACCTAAGAAAATTTTTCAACTCCTGAATCAG ACCATTGAGGCTCTGTCTTCTGTTCCGTCACCTGAGCTTGCATTAAGGTTGTATCTGCAATGTGCTGAG GCTGCAAATGACTGCGATCTTGAGCCAGTGGCTTATGAATTTTTCACTCAGGCGTTTGTCCTATATGAAGAAGAAATTGCA GATTCCAAGGCCCAGGTGACTGCAATACATCTAATTATTGGTACTCTCCAGAGGATGAACGTATTTGGTGTAGAGAACAGGGATACCTTAACACACAAGGCCACTGGA taCTCTGCAAAGCTTTTGAAGAAACCTGATCAGTGCAGAGCAGTTTATGCATGTTCACATCTATTTTGGGTTGATGATCAGGATGGCATTAAGGATGGAGAAAG GGTCCTACTTTGCCTGAAGCGTGCCTTGAGGATTGCAAATGCCGCACAGCAAATGGCCACTGTTACAAGAGGTAGCAGTGGACCAGTTATACTCTTTGTAGAAATATTGAACAA GTATCTGTACTTTTTTGAGAAAGCAAATCCACAGATTACAAGTTCTGCCATCCAGAGCTTGATAGAATTAATCAATACTGAACTTCAAAGTGATTCTACTACCCCTGATCCAGCAGCAAGTGCTTTCTTTGCCAGCACACTTAGGTACATTCAATTTCAGAAACAAAAAGGTGGTGTCATGGGTGAAAAATACAACCCCATCAAGGTGTGA
- the LOC110606462 gene encoding serine/threonine-protein kinase PBL34 — protein sequence MPGEVMISKGVPAKKWRNKKKKQACQGILMDIHSSEYLHSDFSIQVSKLYHDYFQGNLMARGHLESCCKSFVKKKFTRRVIKLRAAMAGVVETKLENSPRKRLSLARCAAGNLPEMIILHSMHDVKIVFKRSLLRQITGSKLNSRPSYVLEENHTSSREAEAPVFRDIKSGALQGSEEFARGDSASFKDGNGRKEKFSLKSISVIRRELPESTLGWPLLPRTTPLTTEEFRRRKARSMSLIEWVMNLPTRSFDTTRENQTDSDSAEAKISLDGKTEDPTVDNEGTGVEVDARNNGEDEESGPMQETSTNSSFVFTKDSTQSTLGWPLLRIKTSGTSDSFGESEMSLTNQSTQASPKSQINLHFREVLAGQTELPIKLDLVLKLHSSGCRQFRYEELERATRNFSSENLIGEGGCSKVYKGSIHRGKLVAVKVLKQYKEAWEDFYLELDIMSSLEHKHITHLIGVCIEDCHLILVYNFLSKGSLDERLKGHNEKSILPWKVRFKVAIAVAEALNCLHNGYPHSVIHRDVKSSNILLSHDFQPQLSDFGLATWGPEDRDYMISSDIVGTFGYIAPEYLMYGRVSEKIDIYSFGIVLLELLTGKEPISSKGIKGQESLAIWAMPLLENGNLEALVDPMLNGEFDIVQMQRMVLAATICIKQSPRLRPKASKIVNLLRGEKEVTEWMNDYVRHLQESSYEEMDDLFPELNHKPKLDSYFQVLDEDDALSQNGGDTDTTTIEMQSKGTIAGSKTT from the exons atGCCAGGGGAAGTGATGATCAGCAAGGGAGTTCCAGCGAAGAAGTGGAggaacaagaaaaagaaacaggCTTGTCAAGGTATTTTAATGGACATCCATTCTTCAGAATATCTCCACTCTGACTTCTCAATCCAAGTCTCGAAGCTATATCATGATTATTTTCAAGGCAATTTAATGGCAAGAGGTCATTTAGAAAGTTGCTGCAAAAGCTTTGTGAAAAAG AAGTTTACGAGGAGAGTGATAAAGCTTCGTGCAGCCATGGCAGGAGTTGTAGAAACAAAACTGGAAAATTCTCCAAG GAAACGGCTTTCGCTGGCTAGATGTGCTGCTGGTAATTTACCAGAAATGATCATTCTTCATTCTATGCATGATGTGAAGATCGTCTTCAAAAGAAGTTTGCTTCGCCAGATAACAG GCTCGAAGTTGAATTCAAGGCCTAGTTATGTTCTTGAAGAAAACCACACTAGTTCAAGAGAAGCAGAGGCCCCTGTCTTCAGGGATATCAAATCCGGTGCACTTCAAGGCTCTGAAGAATTTGCCAGAGGTGATAGTGCTAGCTTCAAAGATGGAAATGGACGCAAAGAGAAATTTTCTCTGAAATCAATTTCTGTAATCAGAAGAGAGCTGCCAGAATCAACTCTTGGTTGGCCTCTTCTTCCAAGAACCACTCCTCTGACTACAGAAGAATTCAGAAGAAGAAAAGCAAGAAGTATGTCCCTGATCGAATGGGTCATGAATCTACCTACTCGATCTTTTGACACGACAAGGGAAAACCAAACTGATTCAGATTCAGCTGAAGCCAAAATATCCCTGGATGGCAAAACTGAAGATCCTACTGTAGATAATGAGGGAACTGGAGTTGAAGTTGATGCAAGAAACAATGGAGAAGATGAGGAATCTGGTCCTATGCAGGAAACCTCTACTAATTCATCTTTTGTATTTACAAAAGATTCAACACAGTCTACACTTGGTTGGCCTCTCCTCCGCATAAAGACTTCCGGGACTTCAGATTCTTTTGGAGAATCTGAGATGAGCCTAACCAATCAGTCAACACAAGCGAGTCCAAAATCCCAAATTAATTTGCATTTCAGGGAAGTTTTAGCAGGACAAACAGAGTTGCCAATAAAGCTGGATCTTGTCCTCAAATTGCACTCATCTGGCTGTAGGCAGTTCAGATATGAGGAGCTTGAGAGAGCAACTCGTAACTTCTCCTCAG AAAACTTGATTGGAGAGGGAGGATGCAGCAAAGTGTATAAAGGATCCATTCATAGAGGCAAGCTAGTGGCGGTAAAGGTTCTGAAGCAGTACAAGGAAGCTTGGGAGGACTTCTACTTGGAACTAGACATTATGTCTTCATTAGAGCACAAACACATTACCCATCTGATCGGTGTATGCATTGAAGATTGTCATCTAATTTTGGTTTATAATTTCTTGTCCAAAGGGAGCTTAGATGAAAGATTAAAAG GTCATAATGAGAAGTCTATATTGCCATGGAAAGTGAGGTTCAAAGTGGCCATTGCAGTAGCTGAAGCTCTAAATTGCCTGCACAATGGGTATCCTCACTCAGTTATCCACAGAGATGTGAAATCCTCTAACATTCTCCTATCTCATGACTTTCAGCCGCAG TTATCTGATTTCGGGCTTGCGACATGGGGACCTGAAGATAGAGACTATATGATAAGTAGTGACATTGTTGGAACTTTTGGGTATATAGCGCCAGAATATTTAATGTACGGAAGGGTCAGTGAAAAAATTGATATATACTCATTTGGAATAGTTCTGCTAGAACTGTTAACAGGGAAGGAACCAATTAGTTCAAAAGGTATAAAAGGGCAGGAAAGCTTGGCCATTTGG GCAATGCCATTACTAGAGAATGGGAATCTTGAAGCATTAGTGGATCCAATGTTGAATGGGGAGTTTGACATTGTTCAAATGCAGAGAATGGTTCTTGCAGCAACCATCTGCATCAAACAGTCACCCAGATTACGTCCAAAAGCAAGCAAG ATAGTAAACCTGTTAAGGGGGGAGAAAGAAGTAACAGAGTGGATGAATGACTATGTTAGACATCTACAAGAGTCAAGTTATGAGGAAATGGATGACCTTTTCCCAGAACTTAATCATAAGCCAAAGTTGGATTCATACTTTCAGGTTTTGGATGAAGATGATGCTTTGTCACAAAATGGTGGTGATACTGATACAACAACAATAGAAATGCAGAGCAAGGGCACCATTGCAGGTTCAAAGACTACTTGA
- the LOC110606663 gene encoding vacuolar protein sorting-associated protein 35B isoform X2, whose protein sequence is MCRGVQHPIRGLFLRSYLAQVSRDKLPDIGSEYKGDADTAMDAVEFVLQNFTEMNKLWVRMHYQGPGRVREKQEKERSELRDLVGKNLHVLGQIEGVDLEMYRDTVLPRVLEQVVNCKDELAQYYLLDCIIQVFPDEYHLQTLDTLLGACPQLQPTVDVKTVLSQLMERLSNYASSSEDVLPEFLQVEAFAKLSSAIGKVTEAHVEMPIVGAVTLYLSLLTFTLRVHPDRLDYVDQVLGACVKKLSGKPKLEDSRATKQIVALLSAPLEKYNDVVTALTLSNYPRVMDRLDNETNKLMAMVIIQSIMKNYTCISSADKVEVLFELIKGLIKDLDGTTGDELDEEDFKEEQNSVARLIHMLYNGEPEEMLKIICTVKKHIMTGGPKRLPYTVPPLIFSALRLVRKLLCQDGDAVGEELPATPKKIFQLLNQTIEALSSVPSPELALRLYLQCAEAANDCDLEPVAYEFFTQAFVLYEEEIADSKAQVTAIHLIIGTLQRMNVFGVENRDTLTHKATGYSAKLLKKPDQCRAVYACSHLFWVDDQDGIKDGERVLLCLKRALRIANAAQQMATVTRGSSGPVILFVEILNKYLYFFEKANPQITSSAIQSLIELINTELQSDSTTPDPAASAFFASTLRYIQFQKQKGGVMGEKYNPIKV, encoded by the exons ATGTGTCGCGGTGTTCAGCATCCAATTCGTGGACTCTTCCTCAGAAGTTACCTTGCTCAAGTTAGTAGAGATAAATTGCCTGATATTGGTTCTGAGTATAAAGG AGATGCTGACACAGCCATGGATGCTGTAGAATTTGTGCTACAAAATTTTACTGAGATGAATAAACTTTGGGTTCGGATGCATTATCAG GGACCTGGTCGGGTAAGAGAGAAGcaggaaaaggaaagaagcgAGCTCCGTGATCTT gTAGGGAAGAATCTCCATGTTCTTGGTCAGATTGAAGGTGTGGACCTTGAAATGTACAGAGACACTGTTCTTCCTAGAGTTTTAGAGCAG GTTGTCAACTGTAAAGATGAGCTTGCACAGTATTATTTGTTGGATTGCATAATTCAGGTCTTTCCAGATGAGTACCACTTGCAGACTCTTGACACATTATTGGGTGCTTGCCCTCAGCTTCAG CCAACAGTTGATGTCAAGACAGTCCTATCACAATTGATGGAGAGATTATCAAATTATGCTTCTTCAAGTGAAGAT GTTTTACCTGAGTTCCTGCAAGTGGAAGCTTTTGCTAAATTGAGCAGCGCCATTGGAAag GTGACAGAAGCACATGTTGAAATGCCAATTGTTGGAGCTGTTACTCTGTATCTATCCCTTCTTACATTTACACTCCGTGTACATCCTGATCGACTGGATTATGTGGATCAAGTGCTG GGGGCATGTGTGAAGAAGCTTTCTGGCAAGCCAAAGCTTGAAGACAGCAGAGCAACAAAACAAATTGTTGCACTTCTTAGTGCTCCATTAGAGAAGTACAATGATGTTGTCACTGCCTTGACACTTTCAAATTATCCTCGTGTTATGGACCGTCTTGATAATGAGACTAACAAACTAATGGCCATGGTTATTATTCAAAgcattatgaaaaattatacttGCATTTCTAGTGCCGATAAG GTTGAGGTGCTGTTTGAATTGATTAAAGGCCTTATTAAGGATTTGGATGGAACTACTGGAGATGAG CTTGATGAGGAGGATTTCAAGGAAGAACAAAATTCTGTTGCTCGCCTTATACATATGCTTTATAATGGAGAGCCGGAGGAAATGTTGAAG ATTATCTGTACTGTGAAGAAGCATATAATGACTGGAGGACCAAAACGCTTACCTTATACAGTTCCTCCTCTCATATTTTCTGCACTTAGG CTGGTCAGGAAGTTGCTGTGTCAGGATGGAGATGCAGTGGGAGAAGAACTGCCTGCAACACCTAAGAAAATTTTTCAACTCCTGAATCAG ACCATTGAGGCTCTGTCTTCTGTTCCGTCACCTGAGCTTGCATTAAGGTTGTATCTGCAATGTGCTGAG GCTGCAAATGACTGCGATCTTGAGCCAGTGGCTTATGAATTTTTCACTCAGGCGTTTGTCCTATATGAAGAAGAAATTGCA GATTCCAAGGCCCAGGTGACTGCAATACATCTAATTATTGGTACTCTCCAGAGGATGAACGTATTTGGTGTAGAGAACAGGGATACCTTAACACACAAGGCCACTGGA taCTCTGCAAAGCTTTTGAAGAAACCTGATCAGTGCAGAGCAGTTTATGCATGTTCACATCTATTTTGGGTTGATGATCAGGATGGCATTAAGGATGGAGAAAG GGTCCTACTTTGCCTGAAGCGTGCCTTGAGGATTGCAAATGCCGCACAGCAAATGGCCACTGTTACAAGAGGTAGCAGTGGACCAGTTATACTCTTTGTAGAAATATTGAACAA GTATCTGTACTTTTTTGAGAAAGCAAATCCACAGATTACAAGTTCTGCCATCCAGAGCTTGATAGAATTAATCAATACTGAACTTCAAAGTGATTCTACTACCCCTGATCCAGCAGCAAGTGCTTTCTTTGCCAGCACACTTAGGTACATTCAATTTCAGAAACAAAAAGGTGGTGTCATGGGTGAAAAATACAACCCCATCAAGGTGTGA
- the LOC110606791 gene encoding rac-like GTP-binding protein 5, which yields MSASRFIKCVTVGDGAVGKTCMLISYTSNTFPTDYVPTVFDNFSANVVVDGSTVNLGLWDTAGQEDYNRLRPLSYRGADVFILAFSLISKASYENVAKKWIPELRHYAPGVPVILVGTKLDLREDKQFFIDHPGAVPITTAQGEELRKLIGAPAYIECSSKTQQNVKAVFDAAIKVVLQPPKQKKKKKKGQKACSIL from the exons ATGAGCGCCTCCAGGTTCATTAAGTGCGTCACTGTCGGCGACGGCGCTGTTGGCAAGACTTGCATGCTTATTTCCTATACTAGCAACACCTTTCCCACG GATTATGTGCCAACTGTTTTCGATAACTTCAGTGCAAATGTGGTTGTGGATGGGAGCACGGTCAATTTAGGGCTATGGGATACTGCTG GTCAGGAAGACTATAATAGATTAAGACCTTTGAGCTATCGAGGGGCAGATGTCTTTATTCTTGCATTCTCTTTAATCAGCAAAGCTAGCTATGAAAATGTTGCGAAAAAG TGGATTCCAGAACTGAGGCATTATGCACCTGGGGTTCCAGTAATTCTTGTTGGAACAAAACTTG ATCTTCGAGAGGATAAGCAGTTCTTCATTGACCATCCAGGTGCAGTTCCTATCACTACTGCCCAG GGAGAGGAGCTAAGAAAACTTATTGGCGCTCCTGCCTATATTGAGTGTAGCTCAAAAACACAGCAG AATGTGAAGGCGGTTTTTGATGCAGCAATCAAGGTGGTTCTGCAGCCCCCaaagcaaaagaaaaagaagaaaaaggggcAAAAGGCTTGCTCTATATTGTGA